From the Alloalcanivorax dieselolei B5 genome, one window contains:
- a CDS encoding Fic family protein, with protein MTELPADPIGAAWLARAYDVVPLGTLAVVSQVGGRRSTEVNDGFRLETYPEAMRPPATPAAHLQFHLRHEVPHLEFLARLFERTGPGFVQAWVAAEPTGQYARRAAFLYEWLTDQALAVPERLGGNYVDALDDSKLVAASADQVIKSKRWRVNDNMPGTRCFCPMVVKTEALAQAAGLDVGALFGELTEEFGEDLLVRAAVWMTLRESKASFAIEGEADQVGRVQRFADVMARRTGQGGLPLDDAGLADLQREILGERTTIQHFGVRQSPVFVGEVVRYQEVVHYVAPPDDAAAAMLQGLRVFLERTRGQSSTMRSAVAAFGFVYIHPLADGNGRVHRFLINDVLRRDGVIPDPVILPVSAVIMDDAGERRGYDRVLDEVSKPLMQAVREHVEFTPTQTTYPDGVVSNLVFHGAKQAMPLWCYPDLTPHVIFLAAILRRTLTEQMRVESRYLRTHARARAALKEVVEMPDPQADRVLRSIEQNGGQLSNVLAKEMPVLRRAGVWEELVEAVARVFQEEGAADARVLDRYRPEKPAGK; from the coding sequence ATGACGGAATTGCCCGCCGATCCCATTGGTGCCGCTTGGCTGGCACGGGCTTATGACGTCGTGCCGCTAGGGACCCTGGCGGTGGTGAGCCAGGTGGGCGGCCGTCGTAGCACCGAGGTGAACGATGGCTTCCGGCTGGAAACCTATCCCGAGGCCATGCGGCCGCCGGCCACCCCGGCGGCGCATTTGCAGTTCCACCTGCGTCATGAGGTGCCGCACCTGGAGTTTCTTGCCCGTTTGTTCGAGCGCACCGGGCCCGGGTTTGTGCAGGCGTGGGTGGCGGCGGAGCCCACCGGCCAGTACGCCCGCCGCGCCGCCTTTCTGTACGAATGGTTGACGGACCAGGCGTTGGCGGTACCCGAACGGCTGGGGGGCAACTACGTGGATGCTCTCGATGACAGCAAGTTGGTGGCGGCCTCCGCTGATCAGGTGATCAAGAGCAAACGCTGGCGGGTCAACGACAACATGCCGGGTACGCGCTGTTTCTGCCCGATGGTGGTGAAGACCGAGGCGCTGGCCCAGGCGGCGGGGCTGGATGTGGGGGCGCTGTTTGGCGAGCTCACCGAGGAGTTTGGAGAAGACCTCCTGGTGCGCGCGGCGGTGTGGATGACCCTGCGGGAGAGCAAAGCCAGCTTTGCCATCGAGGGGGAGGCCGATCAGGTGGGGCGGGTACAGCGCTTCGCCGACGTCATGGCGCGGCGCACCGGGCAGGGGGGCCTGCCTCTGGATGATGCGGGCCTGGCCGATCTGCAAAGGGAGATTCTGGGCGAGAGAACCACCATCCAGCACTTTGGCGTTCGTCAGTCGCCGGTGTTTGTCGGCGAGGTGGTGCGCTACCAGGAAGTGGTGCATTACGTGGCGCCGCCGGATGATGCCGCTGCCGCGATGCTGCAAGGCCTGCGGGTGTTTCTGGAGCGGACCCGGGGCCAGTCTTCCACAATGCGCAGCGCGGTGGCGGCCTTCGGGTTTGTGTACATCCACCCGCTGGCCGATGGCAACGGCCGCGTGCATCGCTTCCTGATCAACGATGTCCTGCGCCGTGACGGCGTGATCCCGGACCCGGTGATCCTGCCGGTGTCCGCCGTGATCATGGATGACGCGGGCGAGCGGCGCGGCTACGACCGGGTGCTGGACGAGGTCTCCAAACCCCTGATGCAGGCCGTGCGCGAGCACGTCGAGTTCACACCGACACAAACCACCTACCCGGATGGCGTGGTGTCCAACCTGGTGTTCCATGGTGCGAAGCAGGCGATGCCGCTTTGGTGCTATCCCGACCTGACGCCCCATGTGATTTTCCTGGCGGCGATTCTCCGCCGGACCTTGACCGAGCAGATGCGCGTGGAGTCCCGATACCTGCGCACTCACGCGCGGGCCCGTGCGGCGCTCAAGGAGGTGGTGGAGATGCCGGACCCTCAGGCCGATCGCGTATTGCGTTCCATCGAACAGAATGGCGGGCAACTCAGCAACGTCCTGGCCAAGGAAATGCCGGTGCTTCGCAGAGCCGGGGTGTGGGAAGAACTCGTTGAGGCTGTTGCGCGAGTCTTTCAAGAAGAAGGAGCAGCGGACGCCAGGGTGTTGGATCGGTATCGCCCGGAGAAGCCGGCTGGCAAGTAG
- a CDS encoding TetR family transcriptional regulator — translation MAKRPGHCISTRKEPKQARAEQLLQSVLEAAVQVLAREGAARFTTARVAERAGVSVGSLYQYFPNKAAILFRLQLDEWRASARMLEEILSEPQPPLTRLRHLVQAFIASECAEAEVRQALADAAPLYRDAPEAKEARQDTDRLFDDFMLELLPGLEEPERDLASELIASTMTTVGKAFSGKPRTDDEITRYAGAMADMLCSYIEGLNRGGSN, via the coding sequence ATGGCCAAGCGCCCTGGTCACTGTATTTCCACGAGAAAAGAGCCCAAGCAGGCCCGTGCGGAACAGCTCCTGCAGTCCGTTCTGGAAGCCGCTGTTCAGGTTTTGGCACGGGAAGGCGCCGCCCGCTTCACCACCGCGCGAGTGGCCGAACGGGCCGGCGTGAGCGTGGGATCGCTGTATCAGTACTTTCCCAACAAGGCGGCGATACTGTTCCGGCTGCAGTTGGATGAGTGGCGGGCCTCGGCCCGCATGCTGGAGGAAATCCTCTCCGAGCCACAGCCCCCCCTGACACGGCTGCGCCATCTGGTACAGGCATTCATTGCCTCCGAATGCGCCGAAGCCGAAGTCCGTCAGGCCCTGGCGGACGCCGCGCCTCTCTATCGGGACGCCCCCGAAGCCAAGGAGGCACGGCAGGACACCGACCGCCTCTTCGACGACTTTATGCTCGAGCTGCTACCGGGCCTGGAAGAACCCGAGCGGGACCTCGCCAGCGAGCTGATCGCCTCCACCATGACCACGGTGGGTAAGGCGTTTTCCGGCAAGCCACGCACCGACGACGAGATCACACGCTACGCCGGCGCGATGGCGGACATGCTGTGCAGTTATATTGAGGGCCTGAACCGAGGAGGTTCCAACTGA
- a CDS encoding hydrolase — translation MASETIRNPHTDQLLTPENSALIIIDYQPIQVSSIRSMPCDELVFNITSVAKAAVNYDLPIVHSTVNVATGRNKPPIQELQDVLGHLPTYDRTSINSWEDAGFKEAVKSIGRKKLIMTALWTEACLTFPALDAVQEGYEVYVPVDAVGGTSLAAHEAALRRMEQAGVKLISRVQMYCELQRDWSREATVPGFMGVFDNFDGFNVER, via the coding sequence ATGGCAAGTGAAACGATCCGTAATCCCCACACCGACCAACTGCTGACCCCGGAAAACTCAGCGTTGATCATCATCGACTACCAACCGATTCAGGTGTCGTCGATCCGCTCAATGCCATGCGACGAGCTGGTCTTCAACATCACCAGCGTCGCCAAGGCGGCGGTCAACTACGACCTGCCGATCGTCCACTCCACCGTCAACGTCGCGACTGGGCGCAACAAACCGCCGATTCAGGAACTGCAAGACGTGCTCGGCCATCTGCCGACCTACGATCGCACCTCCATCAACAGTTGGGAGGACGCCGGGTTCAAGGAAGCGGTCAAATCCATCGGGCGCAAGAAGCTGATCATGACCGCGCTCTGGACCGAGGCGTGCCTGACCTTCCCGGCACTGGACGCCGTCCAGGAAGGCTATGAGGTTTACGTGCCTGTCGATGCGGTCGGCGGTACTTCGCTGGCCGCCCACGAGGCCGCGCTGCGTCGAATGGAACAGGCCGGCGTGAAACTCATCAGCCGCGTGCAGATGTACTGCGAACTCCAGCGCGACTGGTCGCGCGAGGCGACGGTGCCGGGTTTTATGGGTGTCTTCGACAACTTCGATGGTTTCAATGTCGAAAGGTGA
- a CDS encoding LysR family transcriptional regulator: MNIEELRTFVEVADAGGVSPAARRLGVSKSIVSRRLLRLEAELGVQLLARTTRGAALTEAGITFRDYAARVCAEIDVAKETLLPAGDLRGRLRVTVPLSFGPTHFAPVLAEMARRHPQLHIHTSYSDRFVDLIAEGYDCAIRVGYLQDSDLIARRVGPIYGKLVASPDYIKAHGAPETPDELLTHQALMQGTEAWQLMDGDKIIAVRPQGNFKADNGIALVAAAVAGIGIGYLPDCLTHEHVASGALVPIMTNHPPPPAGAYVIRPPGQHPARKIRVLTELLIENFEQDSRRWGLEG; this comes from the coding sequence GTGAACATCGAAGAGCTACGGACCTTCGTGGAAGTCGCGGATGCCGGCGGCGTGTCACCCGCCGCGCGCCGACTCGGTGTCTCCAAGTCCATCGTCAGCCGGCGGCTGTTGCGACTTGAAGCGGAACTGGGTGTCCAGCTTCTGGCACGCACCACCCGTGGCGCCGCGCTCACCGAAGCCGGGATAACCTTCCGGGACTATGCGGCGCGGGTTTGCGCAGAAATCGACGTGGCCAAGGAAACGCTCCTGCCCGCCGGCGACCTTCGCGGACGCTTGCGAGTCACCGTGCCACTCTCATTCGGCCCAACGCACTTCGCCCCGGTACTCGCGGAAATGGCGCGGCGTCATCCGCAACTTCATATTCACACCAGCTACAGCGACCGCTTCGTGGATCTGATCGCGGAGGGATACGACTGCGCGATCCGGGTGGGCTATCTTCAGGACTCGGACCTGATCGCAAGACGGGTCGGCCCGATCTACGGCAAGCTCGTCGCCAGCCCGGACTATATCAAGGCGCATGGCGCGCCCGAGACACCTGACGAGCTGCTCACCCATCAGGCCCTCATGCAGGGCACCGAGGCCTGGCAACTCATGGACGGCGACAAGATCATCGCCGTGCGCCCGCAAGGCAACTTCAAGGCCGACAACGGCATCGCCCTGGTGGCCGCCGCGGTAGCCGGGATCGGCATCGGCTACCTGCCCGATTGCCTCACCCATGAACACGTAGCCTCCGGCGCGCTGGTACCGATCATGACCAACCACCCGCCCCCGCCGGCCGGCGCCTATGTCATCCGGCCGCCGGGCCAGCATCCCGCCCGCAAGATCCGAGTGCTCACTGAATTGTTGATCGAGAATTTTGAGCAGGATTCACGGCGGTGGGGGCTTGAGGGCTGA
- a CDS encoding O-methyltransferase → MTSLTTAPLENLISRLFAEADAATSPALQTFTDEERATLNSSKVHYRQLYGRLKDLWLPVSPETGRLLYMLVRSAHARNIVEFGTSFGLSTLHLGAALRDEGGGRVISTEFESTKVERARAHVTEAGLDDLIEIREGDALNTLSMGLPEQIDLLVLDGAKALYPDILDLVESRLGPGAWIVADDADKCPDYIERIRNDPSYLSVPFAEDIELSMKLA, encoded by the coding sequence ATGACTTCCTTAACCACCGCGCCGCTGGAAAATCTGATCAGTCGACTGTTCGCCGAGGCGGACGCCGCCACCAGCCCGGCCCTGCAGACGTTCACCGACGAAGAGCGCGCCACTCTCAACAGCAGTAAGGTTCACTATCGCCAGTTGTATGGCCGGTTGAAGGACCTTTGGCTTCCGGTATCGCCGGAAACCGGCCGTTTGCTTTACATGCTGGTTCGCTCCGCGCATGCCCGTAACATCGTTGAATTCGGGACCTCGTTCGGGTTGTCCACATTGCATCTTGGCGCTGCCCTGCGCGATGAAGGCGGTGGCCGTGTTATCTCGACGGAGTTTGAGTCCACGAAGGTCGAGCGGGCCCGGGCTCACGTGACGGAAGCTGGCCTGGATGATCTGATCGAGATTCGCGAAGGCGATGCGCTGAATACCCTTTCCATGGGGCTCCCCGAGCAGATCGATCTGCTGGTGCTCGACGGCGCCAAGGCGCTTTACCCGGATATCCTCGACTTGGTCGAGTCGCGCCTGGGCCCTGGCGCCTGGATCGTCGCGGACGATGCGGACAAGTGCCCGGACTACATCGAGCGCATCCGCAACGATCCGTCCTACCTGTCCGTACCTTTCGCCGAGGATATCGAACTCAGCATGAAGCTGGCCTGA
- a CDS encoding hydrolase, producing MTFRNGLDSLLRPEDSVLVLIDHQPYQLANLNSHDPQAVVNNTTALAKLAKAFNVPTILTSVIAARGGLLFKQITDVFPDQDVIDRTWVNTWQDEKVVNLVKATGRKQLIIAGLWTEVCVAMPVIQAAGEGWDVTVITDASGGISKECHEVAIQRMIAAGANVMTVMALAGEWQRDWARTEHVEELTEILIEHFSGSGIAYLWEQQLLNTPVPSDAG from the coding sequence ATGACCTTCCGCAACGGCCTTGATTCACTTCTTCGTCCCGAAGATTCCGTACTGGTTCTGATCGACCACCAGCCTTACCAGCTCGCGAACCTGAACAGCCACGATCCACAAGCTGTGGTCAACAATACGACCGCGCTGGCAAAGTTGGCAAAAGCCTTCAATGTTCCGACCATTCTCACCAGCGTGATCGCGGCGCGCGGTGGACTTCTCTTCAAGCAGATCACCGACGTATTTCCGGATCAGGACGTCATCGACCGCACCTGGGTGAACACCTGGCAGGACGAGAAGGTGGTGAACCTGGTCAAGGCGACCGGTCGCAAGCAGCTGATCATCGCCGGCCTGTGGACCGAGGTCTGCGTCGCAATGCCTGTCATCCAGGCCGCCGGTGAAGGCTGGGACGTGACCGTGATCACCGACGCGTCGGGCGGGATTTCGAAGGAGTGTCACGAAGTTGCCATCCAGCGAATGATCGCGGCCGGCGCGAACGTGATGACGGTGATGGCGCTCGCTGGCGAATGGCAACGCGATTGGGCACGCACCGAACATGTCGAGGAACTGACCGAGATTCTCATTGAGCACTTCAGTGGCAGCGGCATCGCCTATCTTTGGGAGCAACAATTGCTCAACACGCCGGTGCCGAGCGACGCCGGCTAA
- a CDS encoding Rossmann-fold NAD(P)-binding domain-containing protein — protein sequence MAHGHSVAGLVRSKALEAGLPGTVYHAIADPAVRLRDIAGKIADRLGLPAEHFGGFARMVGAHLAASSVLIREALGWTPVGPTLMENLDEPGYVV from the coding sequence ATGGCCCATGGTCACAGCGTCGCGGGGCTGGTCAGGAGCAAGGCACTGGAAGCAGGCCTGCCAGGGACGGTGTACCACGCCATTGCCGACCCGGCCGTCCGGTTACGTGACATCGCCGGCAAGATCGCCGACCGGCTCGGCCTGCCGGCGGAGCATTTCGGTGGCTTCGCCAGGATGGTCGGTGCCCATCTGGCCGCTTCTTCGGTGTTGATCCGTGAGGCACTGGGCTGGACGCCCGTTGGCCCGACCCTCATGGAGAACCTGGACGAGCCGGGTTATGTCGTCTGA
- a CDS encoding FecR domain-containing protein gives MSSDAAIDNTLLKEAADWAMIFRYDQPDASQHQAFERWRQQSKAHDAAWQRAESVFHAFEQVPEPIGKTAIAKLGTGHDRRRMLKLLSLALVAAPVGGLVWHQLPWQSWAADAYTATGEQRTIGLPDGSRLVLNTNSAVNIAFSAQARRIRLVKGEVLITTHADPAPVARPFLIDTANGVVRALGTRFSVRQREQQQCHVAVFERAVEIRPLLGAARTLNAGEQADFDMNGVNTPSPVDDSAALWERGMLLAKDMRLEDVIAELARHRRGILRCDPAVASLRVSGAISLADTDAGLALLEKNLPLRIRRITPYWISVGPDG, from the coding sequence GTGTCTTCCGATGCCGCCATTGATAATACGTTGCTGAAAGAGGCGGCCGACTGGGCCATGATCTTTCGCTATGACCAGCCCGATGCGTCTCAGCACCAGGCCTTCGAGCGTTGGCGACAACAAAGTAAGGCGCACGATGCGGCCTGGCAGCGCGCGGAATCGGTCTTTCATGCCTTTGAGCAAGTGCCGGAGCCGATTGGCAAGACGGCCATCGCCAAGCTCGGGACAGGCCATGACCGGCGGCGCATGCTGAAACTGTTGTCCCTGGCGCTGGTGGCGGCGCCCGTCGGCGGCCTGGTTTGGCATCAGTTGCCGTGGCAAAGCTGGGCCGCCGATGCGTATACCGCCACGGGCGAGCAACGTACTATCGGCTTGCCCGATGGCTCACGGTTGGTGCTCAACACCAACAGCGCGGTGAATATCGCTTTTAGTGCGCAAGCCCGCCGTATCCGCCTGGTAAAGGGGGAGGTTCTGATTACCACACACGCTGACCCGGCGCCGGTGGCTCGTCCTTTTCTGATCGATACCGCCAATGGCGTGGTCCGTGCGCTGGGCACGCGTTTCAGTGTGCGTCAACGGGAGCAGCAACAATGCCACGTGGCGGTGTTCGAACGCGCCGTCGAGATCCGCCCGCTGTTGGGCGCGGCGCGCACTCTGAACGCGGGCGAGCAGGCCGACTTCGATATGAACGGCGTGAATACGCCGTCACCCGTTGATGACAGCGCGGCTCTGTGGGAGCGGGGCATGCTATTGGCCAAGGACATGCGCCTGGAGGATGTGATTGCTGAGCTGGCCCGCCATCGCCGCGGGATACTGCGTTGCGACCCGGCCGTGGCGAGTCTGCGTGTCTCCGGCGCTATCTCCCTGGCCGATACCGATGCCGGACTGGCTCTGCTGGAAAAGAACCTGCCGTTGCGTATCCGCCGCATTACCCCCTACTGGATCAGTGTCGGCCCTGATGGCTGA
- a CDS encoding TonB-dependent receptor encodes MSAPREYAIGPNALSDVLAEFAAMAGVQLVFEPGMLAGLKSPGLQGDYGIEEGFSRLLEGSGYLLVAEGHRSYSLRAISDGTRTLAPVSVTGTAPSRSGKPPVAYAGGQVATGGRLGMLGDTDFMNAPFSITSYTSQRLEGQQARSLADVVDDDPSVQVGSRGRGTNTSGGDALYIRGFLVRNQDVSLKGLYGVLPRNTIAMEAAERVEIIKGPNALLNGASPWGSVGGGINVVPKRATDAPLTRVKGIYRSDAQFGTHLDVGRRFGEENRFGVRFNGAYMDGDTAVQDQESTLGLVTLGVDYRGDRLRLSGDLGYQQDRTDGGSGFGSGLQITEGTSVPDAIDPGKRTAQSWERTENKDEYIALHGEYDLTPAVTLYGGAGGRNNTPYNLRTNHTLLDEETLASMPVYYPEYSDTRTVMSGLRGRFNTGAITHQLNVQTSMLWFEGGYLYEQGDIFLSDLENIGRIDRPDFSMSRHIPKSLERRLSSVAVSDTLGLLDEKVLLTLGARRQRVEVDNFSPDTGARTSSYDEARTTPAVGIAFLPWQNVTLYGNYIEGLGLGYTAPANAENAGEAFTPARTRQSEIGIKVDAGNLASTVSLFEIRQPSVVQRPGSAPGNVIYTEDGEQRNRGVEWQLFGQPTPALRLLGGVTYLQPILTSTQDGANDGNQAPGVSRWLATISTEWDVPSFSGLSVNTRVIHSSSQYGNATNTLKIPAWTRVDLGASYRLKTYPVTLRASIENIFDKDYWESYSGSGGRLRLAEPRSVTLSTTIDF; translated from the coding sequence ATGTCGGCGCCACGGGAATACGCCATTGGCCCCAACGCACTGAGCGACGTACTGGCCGAATTCGCCGCCATGGCCGGCGTGCAGTTGGTGTTTGAACCAGGGATGCTGGCGGGGCTGAAGAGCCCCGGGCTTCAGGGGGATTACGGTATCGAGGAGGGGTTCTCCCGCTTGCTGGAAGGCAGTGGTTACCTGCTGGTCGCGGAAGGCCACCGGTCTTATTCGTTGCGTGCGATATCGGATGGGACGAGAACCCTGGCGCCGGTGAGTGTTACCGGGACTGCTCCCTCACGGTCGGGTAAACCACCGGTGGCGTACGCCGGCGGACAGGTGGCCACCGGCGGGCGCCTGGGTATGCTTGGCGACACGGATTTCATGAATGCGCCATTCAGTATCACCAGCTACACCTCGCAACGACTGGAAGGCCAGCAAGCCCGGTCTCTCGCCGATGTTGTCGATGACGACCCGTCTGTTCAGGTCGGTTCGCGAGGGCGTGGCACGAATACGTCGGGCGGGGACGCGCTTTACATTCGTGGTTTTCTGGTCAGGAATCAGGATGTCTCCTTGAAGGGTTTGTACGGTGTTTTACCTCGCAACACGATCGCGATGGAGGCGGCGGAAAGAGTGGAAATCATCAAGGGGCCCAATGCGCTTCTGAACGGCGCCAGCCCCTGGGGCAGCGTTGGCGGCGGGATTAATGTCGTGCCCAAAAGAGCCACGGACGCCCCGCTGACCCGGGTCAAGGGTATCTACCGCTCTGATGCGCAGTTCGGTACCCATCTGGATGTGGGGCGCCGCTTTGGCGAGGAGAATCGGTTTGGCGTTCGCTTCAATGGCGCTTATATGGATGGCGATACCGCGGTTCAGGATCAGGAAAGCACGTTGGGTTTGGTCACCCTGGGCGTGGACTATCGGGGTGACCGTCTGCGGCTGTCCGGTGACCTGGGCTATCAACAGGATCGTACGGACGGCGGCAGCGGCTTTGGATCCGGTCTGCAGATCACCGAAGGGACCTCGGTGCCGGATGCTATCGACCCTGGCAAACGTACGGCGCAGTCCTGGGAGCGTACTGAAAACAAGGATGAGTATATCGCCCTCCATGGCGAATATGATCTGACACCGGCAGTTACCCTTTATGGTGGAGCAGGCGGTCGTAACAACACCCCGTACAATCTGCGTACCAACCACACGCTGCTGGACGAAGAAACGTTGGCGTCGATGCCCGTCTATTACCCGGAGTACTCCGATACGCGCACGGTAATGTCGGGGCTGCGCGGCCGTTTCAACACCGGCGCCATTACTCACCAACTGAATGTACAGACGTCCATGCTCTGGTTTGAAGGTGGCTACCTCTACGAGCAAGGAGATATCTTTCTGTCTGATCTGGAAAACATCGGGCGTATCGACCGCCCTGATTTTTCGATGTCTCGTCACATCCCAAAGAGTCTGGAGCGGAGGCTCTCATCCGTCGCCGTATCGGACACGCTTGGATTGCTTGATGAGAAAGTGCTCTTAACCTTGGGGGCGCGCCGCCAGCGTGTGGAAGTCGATAACTTCAGCCCCGATACTGGTGCGCGAACGTCTAGTTATGATGAGGCGCGGACGACGCCCGCCGTTGGTATCGCTTTTCTGCCTTGGCAGAATGTCACCTTATATGGCAATTACATCGAAGGGCTCGGGCTTGGGTATACCGCACCGGCCAACGCCGAGAACGCCGGAGAAGCCTTCACGCCGGCCCGGACTCGCCAAAGTGAGATTGGTATCAAGGTCGATGCGGGTAATCTGGCCAGCACGGTATCCCTGTTCGAAATCCGTCAACCCAGTGTCGTCCAGAGACCGGGAAGCGCCCCGGGGAATGTCATCTACACGGAGGACGGCGAGCAGCGCAACCGCGGCGTTGAGTGGCAGCTTTTCGGCCAACCGACACCGGCGTTGCGGCTATTGGGCGGGGTGACCTATCTTCAGCCGATACTGACAAGTACCCAGGACGGTGCAAACGATGGTAATCAGGCCCCAGGCGTTTCTCGTTGGTTGGCCACCATCAGCACCGAGTGGGACGTGCCGTCTTTTTCCGGGTTGAGTGTGAATACTCGAGTGATACATAGCAGCTCACAGTACGGCAATGCCACCAATACGCTCAAAATACCGGCATGGACCCGTGTGGACCTGGGGGCCAGCTACCGGCTGAAAACGTATCCGGTCACGTTGCGGGCGAGCATCGAGAATATTTTTGATAAAGACTACTGGGAGTCGTATTCCGGTTCCGGAGGGCGCCTGCGCTTGGCGGAGCCCCGCTCCGTTACGCTTTCCACCACCATCGACTTCTGA
- a CDS encoding alpha/beta fold hydrolase produces MATITSQDGTRIFYKDWGPKDAQPIVFHHGWPLSSDDWDNQMLFFLSQGYRVVAFDRRGHGRSDQTDTGNDMDTYAADTSDLVKALDLRNAIHVGHSTGGGVVARYVARAEPGRVAKAVLIGSVTPVMLQSAANPEGTPMEVFDGFRSALVSNRAQFFRDISTGPFYGFNREGAEISQGLIDNWWRQGMAGGAKAQYDSIQAFSETDFTEDLQAIEIPVLILHGEDDQVVPIAASAHKAIKPLPNGTLKTYPDLSHGLFATHPDQVNADLLEFIRAE; encoded by the coding sequence ATGGCGACCATCACCTCTCAGGACGGTACCCGCATTTTTTACAAGGACTGGGGACCGAAAGACGCTCAGCCTATCGTTTTCCATCACGGTTGGCCGTTGTCATCGGACGACTGGGACAACCAGATGCTGTTCTTCCTCTCTCAGGGCTACCGCGTCGTCGCCTTCGACCGGCGCGGGCACGGCCGTTCCGACCAGACCGACACCGGCAACGACATGGACACCTATGCCGCCGATACCTCCGATCTGGTGAAGGCGCTTGATCTTCGCAACGCCATCCATGTCGGGCACTCCACCGGCGGTGGTGTGGTCGCCCGTTATGTGGCCCGGGCAGAGCCGGGCCGTGTGGCCAAGGCGGTGCTGATCGGCTCGGTGACGCCGGTCATGCTGCAGTCGGCTGCTAACCCTGAAGGCACCCCCATGGAAGTGTTTGACGGCTTCCGCAGTGCCTTGGTATCCAACCGCGCCCAGTTCTTCCGCGACATATCCACGGGGCCGTTCTATGGCTTCAATCGCGAAGGCGCTGAAATCAGCCAGGGCCTGATTGACAACTGGTGGCGCCAGGGCATGGCGGGCGGCGCCAAGGCCCAGTACGACTCCATCCAGGCGTTCTCGGAAACCGACTTCACCGAGGATCTTCAAGCCATCGAGATCCCGGTGTTGATCCTGCATGGCGAAGACGACCAGGTGGTGCCGATCGCGGCCTCCGCTCACAAGGCGATCAAGCCGCTGCCCAACGGCACACTCAAGACCTATCCCGATCTGTCCCACGGCCTGTTCGCCACCCATCCTGACCAGGTCAACGCTGATCTGCTCGAGTTTATACGCGCTGAATAG
- a CDS encoding sigma-70 family RNA polymerase sigma factor, with the protein MHTLYSDHHGWLRGWLRVKLGNASDAADLAHDTFLRLMSSRGLPAQLGDEPRALLTHIAKGLVVDHWRRESVERAYLETLAQLPDVEAPSPETQLLIIDVLMRIDAMLATMGARTREMFLLAQLDGLTLKQIAERTGAPVITVRRHIKKALVACMAIE; encoded by the coding sequence ATGCATACACTCTACAGTGACCACCACGGTTGGCTGCGAGGTTGGCTGCGTGTGAAACTCGGCAACGCCAGCGATGCCGCTGATCTGGCCCACGATACCTTCCTGCGCCTGATGTCCTCCCGTGGCCTGCCTGCGCAACTTGGCGACGAACCCCGTGCCTTACTGACTCATATCGCCAAAGGCCTGGTCGTCGACCATTGGCGGCGTGAGAGTGTGGAGCGAGCCTATCTTGAGACCCTGGCGCAGCTGCCCGACGTTGAGGCCCCCTCACCGGAAACCCAACTGCTAATCATCGATGTTCTAATGCGTATTGATGCGATGCTCGCAACCATGGGAGCACGCACCCGTGAGATGTTCCTGTTGGCGCAGCTTGATGGACTCACCCTGAAGCAGATTGCCGAGCGGACCGGGGCGCCGGTGATCACCGTGCGCCGGCACATCAAAAAGGCATTGGTGGCCTGCATGGCCATCGAGTAG